One window of the Vicia villosa cultivar HV-30 ecotype Madison, WI unplaced genomic scaffold, Vvil1.0 ctg.001797F_1_1, whole genome shotgun sequence genome contains the following:
- the LOC131636636 gene encoding uncharacterized protein LOC131636636, which produces MDIPTDTAKERTRHTRAYKIPDIDVSGLIGLSSRLEGEVLRDFNHDYGNLLSILRTSFDPMALITLFQFYDPQLRCFTFQDYQLVPTLEEFSYILNIRITDDVPFIRVPEVVRFEKIAEALHMGIKEVERNWKSSGGVSGFYLCFLISRAEDAAKKEQWVDFSRLLAIMIYGIVLFPSRENFVSLAAICVFMDKNPVPTLLADAYFSIHSRSKKGGYVVGSCLPLMYQWFMLHLPVRGPFMLKKSSLKWSDRIVNLTSYDNRWNYCVGKIWNIITSCGQYPNVPLIGTRGCISYNPTLAYRQLGYAMERAQNDVEAFESMYFANGKDPLELEKIAYAWTKVHRRDQTTLSKKVPIAMGPYRKSCPLYEQPPVVLSDTVAAELYIQTEADNIKLRAKDNEVGLERYFQDREKAELARKLKHAQGEGSSMTRAQRRSHDLMEESLYRKQQECAKLRRSENNSKIRMLDSEQQLMEEKAKSARLEEELASLRSQRRGDGGAHSVVRRS; this is translated from the exons ATGGACATTCCCACTGATACCGCCAAAGAACGCACGAGACATACCAGAGCTTATAAGATTCCGGATATTGATGTTTCGGGGTTGATTGGTTTGAGTTCTCGGTTGGAAGGGGAGGTTCTCCGTGACTTCAATCATGATTATGGCAATTTGCTCTCCATCCTCAGAACATCTTTCGATCCAATGGCTTTGATCACTCTgtttcagttttatgatccacaGTTGAGGTGTTTTACATTTCAGGACTATCAATTGGTGCCAACACTCGAGGAGTTTTCTTACATACTCAACATCCGAATCACTGATGATGTACCTTTCATTCGAGTTCCCGAGGTTGTGAGATTTGAAAAAATAGCTGAAGCTCTTCACATGGGTATAAAGGAGGTGGAAAGAAATTGGAAGTCATCGGGCGGTGTTTCTGGTTTCTATCTTTGCTTTTTGATCAGTAGGGCTGAGGATGCGGCGAAGAAGGAGCAGTGGGTTGATTTTAGTCGTTTGCTTGCTATCATGATTTATGGTATTGTCTTATTCCCCTCAAGAGAGAACTTTGTGAGTTTGGCGGCGATTTGTGTCTTTATGGACAAAAACCCCGTGCCAACGTTGCTTGCAGATGCTTATTTTTCGATCCATTCGAGAAGTAAGAAGGGAGGATATGTTGTTGGTTCTTGTCTTCCATTGATGTACCAGTGGTTCATGTTGCATTTGCCGGTGAGAGGACCTTTCAtgctcaagaagagttctcttAAGTGGTCAGATAGGATTGTTAATCTCACATCTTATGACAACAGGTGGAACTATTGTGTGGGGAAGATTTGGAACATCATCACTAGTTGCGGTCAATATCCCAACGTTCCTCTCATAGGAACCAGAGGTTGCATTAGTTACAATCCCACACTCGCCTATCGTCAATTGGGATATGCAATGGAAAGGGCTcagaatgatgtagaagcgtttgAATCAATGTACTTTGCTAATGGTAAAGATCCTCTGGAGCTAGAAAAGATAGCGTATGCTTGGACTAAAGTCCATAGAAGGGATCAGACTACTTTGAGCAAGAAAGTTCCTATTGCCATGGGTCCTTACCGAAA GTCATGTCCATTGTATGAGCAACCTCCCGTGGTTTTATCTGATACCGTTGCGGCTGAACTCTATATTCAAACTGAAGCGGACAACATCAAACTAAGAGCAAAGGACAATGAGGTTGGCTTGGAGAGGTATTTTCAAGATCGCGAAAAGGCGGAATTGGCTCGTAAGCTCAAGCATGCGCAAGGTGAAGGTTCAAGCATGACACGTGCCCAAAGGCGATCTCATGACTTGATGGAAGAAAGCTTGTACCGAAAACAGCAGGAATGTGCGAAGTTACGAAGGTCCGAAAACAATAGCAAGATAAGGATGCTGGATTCAGAACAACAGTTGATGGAAGAAAAAGCCAAGTCAGCTCGACTTGAAGAAGAGCTCGCAAGCCTCCGATCCCAGCGGAGAGGAGATGGAGGAGCTCATTCTGTTGTCAGACGATCCTAG
- the LOC131636637 gene encoding uncharacterized protein LOC131636637 encodes MIYGIVLFPSRENFVSLAAICVFMNKNPVPTLLADAYFSIHSRSKKGGYVVGSCLPLLYQWFMLHLPVRGPFILKKSSLKWSDRIVNLTSYEIRWNYCVGKIWNIITSCGQYPNVPLMGTRGCISYNPTLSYRQLGYAMERAHNDVEAFESVYFADGKDPPELEKIAYAWTKVHKRDQNTLSKKVPIAMGPYRKWVEARVKDLLLPFARSCPLYEQPPVVLSDTVAAELYIQTEADNIKLRAKDNEVGLERYFQDHEKAELARKLKHAQGEGSSMTRAQRRSHDLMEESLYRKQQECAKLLRSKNNSKRRMQDSEQQLMEEKAKSARLEEELASLRSQRRGDGGALSVVRRS; translated from the coding sequence ATGATTTATGGTATCGTCTTATTCCCTTCAAGAGAGAACTTTGTGAGTTTGGCGGCGATTTGTGTCTTTATGAACAAAAACCCCGTGCCAACGTTGCTTGCAGATGCTTATTTTTCGATCCATTCGAGAAGTAAGAAGGGAGGATATGTTGTTGGTTCTTGTCTTCCGTTGTTGTACCAGTGGTTCATGTTGCATTTGCCGGTGAGAGGACCTTTTATACTCAAGAAGAGTTCTCTTAAATGGTCAGATAGGATTGTTAACCTCACATCTTATGAGATCAGGTGGAATTATTGTGTGGGGAAAATTTGGAACATCATCACTAGTTGCGGTCAATATCCCAACGTTCCTCTCATGGGAACCAGAGGTTGCATTAGTTACAATCCCACACTCTCCTATCGTCAATTGGGATATGCAATGGAAAGGGCTCAtaatgatgtagaagcgtttgAATCAGTGTACTTTGCTGATGGTAAAGATCCTCCAGAGCTAGAGAAGATAGCGTATGCTTGGACCAAAGTTCACAAGAGAGATCAGAATACTTTGAGcaagaaggttcctattgctatgGGTCCTTATCGAAAGTGGGTTGAAGCGAGAGTGAAAGATCTGTTGTTGCCATTTGCAAGGTCATGTCCATTGTATGAGCAACCTCCAGTGGTTTTATCTGATACAGTTGCGGCTGAACTCTATATTCAAACTGAAGCGGACAACATCAAACTAAGAGCAAAGGACAATGAGGTTGGCTTGGAGAGGTATTTTCAAGATCACGAAAAGGCGGAATTGGCTCGTAAGCTCAAGCATGCGCAAGGTGAAGGTTCAAGCATGACACGTGCCCAAAGGCGATCGCATGACTTGATGGAAGAAAGCTTGTACCGAAAACAGCAGGAATGTGCAAAGTTGCTAAGGTCCAAAAACAATAGCAAGAGAAGGATGCAGGATTCAGAACAACAGTTGATGGAAGAAAAAGCCAAGTCAGCTCGACTTGAAGAAGAGCTCGCAAGCCTCCGATCCCAGCGGAGAGGAGATGGAGGAGCTCTTTCTGTTGTCAGACGATCCTAG